A genomic region of Thermodesulfobium narugense DSM 14796 contains the following coding sequences:
- a CDS encoding DUF2225 domain-containing protein, whose translation MFDKNKFFQTDLVCPVCKAKFKQLKLKTSAFRIKTRDIDMCNTYEGINPNLYSPVVCPECGYANLDHSFQNNLSDVVITLLQKELPKSKLYKIDVTGERDYVRAIDAYEQAIYCANIAGHSASLLAGIYFRMTCLAKSFGSSDEDEYRQKAIEFYEKAYDHEEFPLGGKMSQTLVEYMIASMYFKLNKLEQAIYWLNFSISRDPKGLTDPKAHAMIKELWMTVKSVIKNK comes from the coding sequence TTGTTCGACAAAAACAAATTTTTTCAAACAGATCTTGTCTGCCCCGTTTGCAAAGCTAAATTTAAACAATTAAAACTGAAAACTAGCGCCTTCAGGATAAAGACCAGAGACATTGATATGTGTAATACCTATGAAGGCATAAATCCCAATCTTTATAGCCCAGTCGTATGCCCTGAGTGTGGCTATGCAAATCTTGATCACAGTTTCCAAAACAATCTTTCAGATGTTGTAATAACGCTTCTTCAAAAAGAGCTTCCCAAATCAAAACTTTATAAGATAGACGTTACAGGTGAAAGAGATTACGTGCGTGCTATTGATGCCTACGAACAGGCAATTTACTGTGCAAATATAGCAGGACACAGCGCAAGCCTTCTAGCAGGAATATATTTTAGGATGACCTGCCTTGCAAAAAGTTTTGGTTCTTCAGATGAAGATGAATACAGACAAAAGGCCATAGAATTCTACGAAAAGGCATATGACCACGAAGAGTTTCCTTTGGGCGGGAAAATGAGTCAAACTCTTGTAGAGTACATGATAGCCTCGATGTATTTCAAACTAAATAAGCTTGAACAGGCCATTTACTGGTTAAATTTCTCTATTTCAAGGGATCCAAAAGGATTAACTGATCCTAAGGCTCACGCAATGATAAAAGAGTTGTGGATGACAGTAAAAAGCGTAATAAAAAATAAATAA
- a CDS encoding glycosyltransferase, with protein sequence MSKLAKISLPIFNSLLFFAFLQGIATHTFEWLQWLMMFFIVYGTVILGGFIIKQFEDQKIDESYKPYVSILIPAHNEENVIRSTVLDAMNQEYMDDKGRKLFEVIVIDNVSSDNTPVILKQMQDEYPELKVIYQGQDAKRGKPAALMAGLRESQGEVIAVFDSDTKIPPDFIKKCMPYLSDPKVGGVQSLVRMYNANKNFLTKAQDDEFAIFTRIYQEGRDFLDGAPTLGGNGQITRKEAILAVGGWNEHALTEDLELSLRLYEAGYNIRFCPEASVYQEGVENFGALVKQRTRWALGYLQCLMEHTPKIIFSKMAFNKKLDLSLTLFSIFLPYLTLVGYAYLLLEITRIFMFYTTLPSFILNFLAFAFLVNASVGARVLGLPRKSLLYVPLRYWFFSLHWLIAYIQAMWKMWFMWINDELPFWDKTHHNGLQEETAKGVSTAFQTIK encoded by the coding sequence ATGTCAAAGCTTGCAAAGATAAGCCTTCCAATTTTCAACTCGCTTTTGTTCTTTGCCTTTTTGCAGGGTATTGCTACTCATACGTTTGAGTGGCTTCAGTGGCTGATGATGTTTTTCATTGTATATGGCACTGTAATATTGGGGGGCTTTATAATAAAGCAGTTTGAGGATCAAAAAATAGATGAGAGTTATAAGCCTTATGTGAGCATATTGATACCTGCCCATAACGAGGAAAATGTTATTAGGAGCACAGTTCTTGATGCTATGAATCAAGAATATATGGATGATAAAGGTAGAAAACTATTCGAAGTAATTGTCATAGACAACGTTTCTAGTGACAACACTCCTGTTATTTTAAAACAGATGCAGGATGAATACCCAGAACTAAAAGTTATTTATCAGGGTCAGGATGCAAAAAGGGGCAAGCCTGCTGCCTTGATGGCTGGTTTAAGAGAATCTCAAGGAGAGGTTATTGCAGTGTTTGATTCTGATACCAAGATCCCACCTGACTTCATAAAGAAGTGTATGCCGTATTTGTCCGATCCAAAGGTTGGGGGGGTCCAGTCATTAGTAAGAATGTATAATGCCAATAAGAATTTTCTAACAAAGGCTCAAGACGATGAGTTTGCCATATTTACAAGGATTTATCAAGAAGGTAGAGATTTTTTAGATGGTGCACCTACTCTTGGAGGCAACGGCCAAATAACCAGAAAAGAGGCCATTTTAGCTGTTGGCGGTTGGAACGAGCACGCTCTTACTGAAGATCTTGAACTTTCTTTAAGATTATATGAAGCGGGATATAATATTAGATTTTGTCCGGAGGCATCTGTTTATCAGGAGGGAGTAGAAAATTTTGGTGCTCTTGTAAAACAGCGAACCAGATGGGCTCTTGGATACTTGCAGTGTCTTATGGAACACACTCCAAAGATTATATTTTCCAAGATGGCTTTTAACAAGAAATTGGACTTAAGCCTAACTCTATTTTCTATATTTTTGCCGTATTTGACTTTGGTTGGATATGCATATCTTTTGCTTGAAATTACGAGAATATTTATGTTTTATACAACTTTGCCGTCTTTTATCCTTAACTTTTTGGCTTTTGCATTTCTTGTTAACGCAAGTGTTGGCGCAAGGGTTTTGGGCCTGCCCAGAAAGTCTTTGCTTTACGTCCCATTAAGATATTGGTTTTTCTCGCTTCACTGGCTAATTGCTTATATACAGGCTATGTGGAAGATGTGGTTTATGTGGATAAATGACGAACTTCCTTTTTGGGACAAAACCCATCACAATGGATTGCAGGAAGAGACCGCAAAAGGCGTTTCTACTGCCTTTCAAACTATAAAATAG
- the secG gene encoding preprotein translocase subunit SecG yields the protein MIDFFKGAILLFEVGVAILLIALILLHGPKGEGLGSIGGEARLFTSPQGSTSGLTRLTAYVAGVFIVLALLMGIFW from the coding sequence ATGATTGATTTTTTTAAGGGCGCTATACTTCTTTTTGAAGTAGGAGTGGCGATTTTGTTGATTGCGTTAATCTTGTTACATGGTCCAAAAGGAGAAGGTCTGGGATCTATTGGCGGTGAGGCAAGACTATTTACGTCTCCACAAGGTTCTACATCAGGACTAACTAGGCTTACCGCTTATGTAGCGGGTGTTTTTATTGTGCTTGCATTACTTATGGGGATTTTTTGGTAG